Part of the Pelobates fuscus isolate aPelFus1 chromosome 12, aPelFus1.pri, whole genome shotgun sequence genome, TAAAAACCACAACCAGCAGTAGCACTACACTGGGACAGCCCTACATAGAGGCCATGTGGTGATTGGAAGGTATATTATATGAAATATGTATCCTGCCATGATTTGTTCTTATGGAATGGTAATTTGCTTACATGCAGCATCAATATATCCCCATCCAGTGGTGACACATCTCTCTCCACCATTGAAAGCATCAGCACTTGCAGCAATACACACTGGAGAAACACGATTGTTTAAAGTAGCAGCACTGGACAGTTTCACCAGAGTGATGTCATTGGTTATGGTCAAAGAGTTGTAGGTGGGGTGTCTTAAAACCTGATGCAAAAATAGAAATGGTTACACTTTAAACATATATTAAAGAGCCGACCCATCCTAGGATGACTGTTCTGTCCTGTTTTTAACGACCTCCTACTTTAATCTGTACGTTGTGCTATCTCAATCACAAACATGAATAAAACCCAGCACTAATTGCATCCCCTGCAATCTATTCCAAGAGAACATAAAACAGATAAAAGAGCAAGGGGTACTTCTATACAGCTGGCTTGGTACTTCCATTTAAAGAAAGCTTTTTCCATGTGGCCATAGCCATTTGCTTTTatctgcaatgtaaaataaataacaacTATATTTCTACAACATATTTCATTTATAAGCATCAGTACAAATAAGATGGGACATTCAATTAAATACAATTACAAATAGATTGTGTAAATCTACATCTATGATATTTTTCcacatgaaaaatattttaattaaaagtaTAGCAATGAGTTCTAATTgtgtaaattatattttgatcacaCCACAAATACTTTTCTGCATATATGAACACAAAATAGATGAGAACACACTGAAATTATCTCTTCAGTTGTTTTCATAgagaataagaaaaatatattacataaaatCTAATAGACAGATGCATATCTAAGCAATCCACATAGGTGTACAGAGACACTAAGCAAAATATTAAGTAGAAAAAAACATTCATACACAAAAACCAGCACAGAGACAAATTACAAATACATAGAGAGTTACAGAAATATTtttgaaggttttttttaaattgcagtttAATCAGGACTTAGCATattaagcaaataaataatctagCAGAAATTGTGCATTTGTAAAACTTTGCAATTGTGTCTCGCAGTCTATTTTCAATTGATCATGCACTGTTAATTAGACTTGTGTAATCAAATTGGTTCTTCTGAATCACATCAGCAGATACAAAAGCATTTTTGTGATGGAAGAATTTAGTTCATGCAGCTATTCTGCTTGGCTGAATTTCACTGCCAAAAAAAATCGAGAATGCTATTTGGGCAGCCAAAACATCAGGAAAAATTAAAACTATGGCTGTGCTTACATACAAAATTCTTTTCAATATTGGAATGCTTGCCATTCCAATTCCGAGTTGCCACAATTACATTATGAAATATATctggattttaaaaaaattgactgatttaatatttttaattttgctaTCTTGTTTAAAGAAAATGCTAAACACATTGAATTGCCTCCTTTAAGGGAAATCAGAATTAGTGCTGCTAATCCCATTGCCCTGAAGCTGAATACTGATAATAGTGGTAGTATCAGAGGTGGTGGAGCAGTGGTGGAGGAAGTGTCAGCAATCCTCTTGAAAAAGGTATAGGTGTTCAGACTCTAGGAGGTAATGGCACTACTGATGATGGTGGACTGGAGAACTCAACCCCTTCccctaactcccccccccccccaccccccccccaaaaaaaaaaaaaaattcttgtaaCAACTGTATATCCCAGTATAACAACTGTAAAACCTTTTAATAACTGTATATCCCTTCAAGGGCCCCTGACAGTAGTAGCTAgctaaacctagtctcacactagaatcaatgatCTTGTCTAACTCACATTTTTGCATATTTCAGCAAGGGTAAAGTACACAGTGTCACTGCTGTCTACAAAGTGTCAATCATCATTTAAAATTATGCTTGGGAGAATAGATTGTTTTACTACTCCCCCTATTTCCCTCTATTTCCCTCAACTGGTCAGTTGTCACTTGATTGGCACTCAAAatcaaaaaccaaaaaataaCTTATTCAGCTGGGTAATCAGAATTTCAGACAATCACCCAATGGCCTGAGTCCAACACAACTGTAGTTCAGATGGAAATGAATCTCCAAATCTACTGTTATTGTCTCAATATAAACCCTAAAAATATGCACACTTACAGTTCTTTATTGGAATATGCACAAGGAAGCAAAAATATGTTGTGCAATCATTCGGATGCATAGTTGGTATAATTTAGGAGATATTAGtaagaagaaatgtaaaaataagtaTTGTAAAAAGCAGGACAATTttgaattatacattttatgtaaACATATTTTAGGCCCTAGTTCCAAAGCAAAATAAGATAGGAAGATATTGAAAGGTAATTCTGTCTATTTGACTGTCTGTATTCTagcatgtattttatgtattttacataGCGTAATTACATATAGTTTACTGTTTCTCTTAAACATGTGTGACAATTTAATTGTGTGTCTTTTGTTAAAGTTGCCTAGATTCTCTTGTAATGGCACACGCTAAACCTAGCTTGAGATCTGTGCAGGGCCAACCAAATGGCAAGCTACTTGAGATGTTGTCCAgcctcagtattctcttgcaccctgttttttggGGTCTTTTTTAGAAATTGGTTACAAAGAAAATGAATCACTCAGACTGTAAATAAATGTACACTTGCTATAGACCTAATTATATAACATTTTTGTACATCAACAAAATATGCATACAAAAAGTggattatacatatatttatattacctTGGAAATAGTCTTGGTCTGGATGGCTTCAGCAGAAGAAGACTGATCATATTCACCCAGAATGACACGGTGGGCAGTTCTGTAAagacacaaaataataaaaaaaaacatttttaacaattcttactatagtgatcatgattttgtttcttcttttaataCGATTTTTGCATTTAGTTATCTCATTCAGAATTATCACAAGTGCCTATTGAAAACATAAAGATTGTATAATGAATGACACTGAAGTTAATTATGAACTCAGCTTGGTAAAAGTCCAGTAGCAAATAAAGTGAAAGAGACACATTTTGGTAAAGAACCTCAAGAAAATAAGAAGGTATTATTGAGGTTAGTTGTATTGTGGGGCCATTTAAAAGGCAAATACTCAAAATTATGTTCCTTTTCGTCTTATTTAGTGTTAACTGCAATCGTTTATAGACCAATTGGTAATCATGATAGTGGCTTTCACTATTGTTGGCAATTATTGTTTACTCCTCTACTATGACATTTAACAGCAATCACTGGCAATTGGTGGTTGTCATGTGTTTTAACATCTCCCAGAGATTATTAATAGGAGACATTGAgcaataacagggttattcacttgttGTGGTTTGTGGTTTTGGATGAATTACTTTGCGCAATTCAAAGTGTTTCACAATCCCTACTGTGTTAAACTTTCAGGAGAACCTAGAGGGCTGCTGACTATGAGCTTCAAAGAGCATCAAGATGGCTACCAGTCTTGTGTCCTGGTGTAACCTAGTTACACTAACAATAGACATCACCTAGTTAAAATAACAATAGACACCATCAAACCCacatatatttgcaagcatttacaACCAACCCTTTTGTTTTGTACAGCTATACTTTAGATTATTAGCTGCTTCTGGTATATTGGCAGAGATATTTCCTAACAGGTAACCCAAATGACAATCATTCAAAGTGTAGCaaaagataatgtttaataaaaagatgttaaagaaaatataacaaatatgaaTACACATATTCTAGCTAAACACTTGTATTACTAACTAGACAATTATCCTTTGCAGTACTAATATATTTTCCACGACTGCAGTTAAAACATATCAAAGGCTATCCAAGCCATTTAATTTATACacaagtataaaaaatatatagaaattataCAGCTTTATACTTTACATCTCAGTATCTTAGATAATATGGAGATAAAGGTTTCTGCTGCTCTGTATAGTTCAAACTTCATATCCCAAATATGGGACTAGAGCATACACTAGTAGCCTGATAATTAAATAGGCTGCAAGGACCTGTGGAGGCATTTGTGCCTTGTTTGCTACATGCTTCTTTCCCCAAAGCACTCCAAAAACCTACTGTAAACCTACACAAAACAGCTTCACTATAACCTTAATAATATGCCACTCCTTCCTGCCTATGTAGGGACACATCAACCTGCCTCCTGACTCTGAACTGGCTAAAATGGTTTGTTAATTAACCTTTTATGTGCATAAAACTGGCATTTATGCAGGGAATATCTATTAAATGTTGAACTAAAAACGTTTGGAGTTATGTAGAGACTCGGACCTACTAATAACCACAATTCATCCAATAGCAGTAAGGACTTGGGATAGCAACTGATATCACTAACAAGTTTAATTAGATTACAACCAGCACCATGTTTACAAGAAAGACAACAACAAGGGCCGTGGACTACATGGGAGACTTAAAGCAGTGGCAGAACAACCCATTTGGAGTAGTCTGGAAGCCCTCTCTTGGAAAAATGGGACAAGGCAGGGATGGTGAAGTAAGTGAACACACAAAATGGAACTCAATACATTTAACTTACGTTGAACCACATATTTAGAAAACTACTTTAAGTAACTTTGGGCTGTATCCACTGAGTCTCAGAGCCCATTTCAGCCATATTAAAGCCACTATAGTATTTAGGAGGAGTCTGATCACTAGTTCCCCACATTAGTAAGTAGCCTCCACTTGTTGACCACATTAAAATATAATAACTCTTACCCTCTGGCCATAGATAAAGTACCCTATATAGTGTGATTGGTTGCTTGCACAGGTCCGTACTGTCACTTGTTGACTTGTGATCACTATACAAGCAAATATGTGTATAAAACTTTGTGTGAGTTTCAATAAAGATGTAATTGTTATAAAAGTAGGGTTCTTTTCCTTGGATGACATTAACATatagggcagtggttcccaacccagtcctcaagtatcccCTAAAAGACCAGGATTTAAGTATTACtcaattgtgtctaaggtgttttggggaaaaaaacaaaaacactttagacacagcagggtaatccctaaatcatggactggtagggagtacttgaggactgggttgggaactccTGATATAGATTATACCATGGCATATTATAATCTGCTCttgttttatttgcatttaaataaaaaaaagctatatGTTGGTACActacattaataaaaataaaaaaagctactTGTCAATGCACCACAACTACATATGCAGTGCACATTCTTTAATATGTTTGTTAATATTGTCTTCATTATGcattacaatctttatttttcatagaAATTAAGACTTAATATTTGTAATGTTTTTGCTACTTGACACAAAGCTGCATATATTTTACATGTGATATTTTACAGCTATATTAAATAACTACTCACGTTACACTGCAGTGAGCGGCAGTCACAACCCACAATGAATTAATCAGTGAACCACCACAGAAATGGAATCCATTGGATTGCTGTAGGCAAAAACAAGTACAATGGCATTGTTTCATTGTTTacatttagattttaattttaaattttttttattatttcttataaaTTTTTTTCCTTCAATTATAGGTTAAAAACCATGGTGTCattaatcaaatttttttttttaatcaaatgaaGTGGAACCCAGTGCTGTCTGGAGGGATAAAGAATGAAAACTGGTTTAATTTATTGATTAAGTTACCCTTGCCAATATGTGCTATCTATGGCCTTGTTGAAATTTTTATGGATAAGCTTATCAAATGAttttatacttttaaaaatatttgatcaaaatattaaatgaaatatcaaAAAATGTACCACACATAAAAATATggtaatatataaacaaaatacaaaaaagtattattatatttatattaatattttatttctaaatattgaattattttaaaagtgtattcaAAAATATTCACTTTTTCACCTGTAATTTATAAACGTTTTAATGATTATGGACATTTTAATATTGTAAATTGTTAAATGTAGGCTGGATCTTAAAaaggattttaacatgtatagcttggagaaaagacgagacagggaggatatgagagaaacatttaaatacataaagggaatcaacacagtaaaggaagggaccatatttaaaagaagaaaaactaccacaacaagaggacatagtcttaaataagagggacaaaggtttaaaaagaatatcaggaagtattactttactgagagagtagtgggtgcatggaatagccttccagctgaagtggtagaggttaacacagtgaaggagtttaagcatgcataagAGTACCCGAGctttaagataagaccagggaattaaagtatttaaaaaactgggcagactagatgggccgaatggttcttatctgccgtcacattctaagtttctatgtttctatgagtacCATTCTAATTAAAATTCAAATATCTTTGATATTTCTATTTAGAACATCGTAGTTTTGTTAGGATAGATTGTGCAACTGTCTTTTACATTTGAAAGAAGATATGTaattgtaaatgtaaatgtaaatgcaTTTTgagatataatattttattttataactcaCAACAACATCATCTGTCTTTTTTGTCATACCTGCAGAGACACTTGCCATGGCCAGGATCCAGAAACTGCATTCTCACCATTTACAATCCTGGCATATCCAGAAATCACTGGCTTAATAGCAGGGACACCACAACCTGCAAGGTAATGTAAAGAGAAAAATAGCAACATTTGAAAGAATTTTGAAATAAATACAGTGCCCTCATAAAATATTGAGTTACACTTACCATAGGTGCTGCCCAAAAGAGCAAGGCAGGACAGGATCCAGAAGAGAGTCATGTTGCTGAAATTTTATTGTAAGAAAAATACCAAGACAATGGGGAATATATATAGTGAAACCACCAATCACAATTCGGCTTTATATTTAGAAGCGGAGCTCCAGATGTGTACATTCATGTTACATACAACTTTATGTAAACATATTATCTGGAGACCTTGAGAATATATTACATAATTCTTCAGCTAAATTTCTAAGTAAAGGATGTGGACTTAACAGCTGGTAATCTGTTTCCATTTTGACACATAATCTATTTGCATTTCgaaataaaatttatatatatagttaatacaatgttaaacaaaaatatgcacaCCAGTATACAACAACAAAAGATGCAAAGTCAGTAAACCCCTCATGGACAgccgtttcattgttaatgcaaatcatcagcatgacgttggttactggtttgcttattgaggaaAGCTCGAGGGGAtcgaactgaaacattgactatATTTCCACGACAACCAGCACTTCTGTTCCGGTCCTTCCTGCCAATTTTCACTGCTTGGAACAGCAGCCCACGGACCCGGCCTTTAGCGTCTCCGACCCAGCTCCCGTTTCGAGAGACACCGGCTTCTGGCTACGAGACCCGGCATGCTTATTTATGTAAACGTGGGAACCCATTTGCGGTGTTCCCACGTTCGGGTCTACCAAACACGAGGATTGGCTCCCATTACATCCGCATACACGTGTACCGTTTGTTTGCTTTCGTTTAAACATTCCTATGTTTAATACTCATGTTCACAGATTTCCGCTTGTTCCCATACAGCCTGTTCATTCACTTATCCTTTTCATTCGTCTGGTTCAAGCTGTACGTTTGTTTACTTTGTCCCGTTTGTACGTTGTTTGAATCATGCATTCATTTGTTTAAATCTCAATCTACCTAGATGCTGACACTTAaaatagcactatagggtcaggaacacaaacatatatttctgaccctatagtgttaaaatcaccatctattCCCCTTGGCCCCATCTTcaatccctaaatatagtaaaatcttacttgtattcaagcctggagCTGCTGTTTTCCCCTGTTTTCCTCAGAGCAGcaagctgcctgctgacatcatcagaagtgttgttctgagccaatcacaatgcttccccaaaagattggctgagactgtgaaggaggcagatcaggggcagagccagcacaagtcaaacacagccctggccaatcagcatctcctcatagaaatgaattgaatcaatgaatctctatgagtaaagttcagtgtctgcatgcagagggaggagatactataTGTTGTGATTCAAACTAGGCCAGACTGAgacaggaagcagctctagcagccatctaaggagtggtaagtaaagttatcactaggctgtaatgtaaacactgcattttctctaaaaacacagtgtttacagcaaaacgcctgaggagaatgattctactcaccagaacaaatgcaataagctgtagttgttctggtgactatagtgtccttttaagctttCGTTTAAAACCGTTCGGTTGGGCTTCTCCTAATTTCACAGTTCGTATGTTTTGTAAGCCATAATGCTTGGTACCGGGTTCACTGTTTGTTTCAGCAGGCGCTGAATTTCACCCCATTCTTGCAGGCTTTTCTGTTCATTTTTTCCTGCACTTATTAATACATTTGTGGTTTGGTTAAATAAACTTGCTTTTTGCGGTTTTTCCGCTCACTACCTTCATCTGGGTGTTTCATTGTTGTTCACAGTTCAGTACTTTACCAATGTTCttaaatatactgcacaatttaaATTCACATATCCATTCGTGAGGATTTATGCGCACTAGGCTATATAGTCTATTATAAAATTGGTACAGTTCATCTGGGATTCCTGTTCACGATTTAATAGCACAAGGTTGTCACATGCACCTGTTTATAATAACGCTAGGTTAAACACTATTTCAGTGCACAAGTCTTTTCTACATATCTATTTTCCTATCTCGCTACTCACTTTGTTCTCCCATTATACCACGTACTCTAAGTGCCCATATCAATTAGTAGCAAACTGACTGGAGAAACCAAGAAGAGCGGTGTTCCTCCAGcaattttgtttcaggtattttattccttacatttatattttcgttaaacacatatattaatgCCTCACTCTGCCTTTATGTTTACACGTTGTGCTTATTTAGGCATTTCATCAAACCCATGTTAGGTCCTCAATACGTTTACGTTGATACAGTGACTTCTGTAGTACTATCTGCTTTCTAGCTTTTACAATTACTCCATTAGGCCGCTGGTAATTCATTAATTGGGTTTCCTATTCATTACTGTGGCGACCCATTAGTGGGATTACAGTACACCCAGTTTCTAATTATACCATGCGGTGTTTAATATCATCTCTTAAATATTGTATCTTCCAGGTATAATCCGTCCAGGCATGGGCGTCCGCATGACTTTTTCTGGGGGGCGGGATCATAATTGTAattacatccatgcttggtctctttctgacagtgtcatgaaagggaaggggcatagtcattatcacataaagccaggctgaatagtgttttcacaactatggtgtcaggaatacatgtttgtattcctgacactatagtgttcctttaagcaaattaagggaacattctggtcaccataacaacttcatctaaatgaaaatgctatgatgccaggaagcccctgggtgctctctttcctttaaggggttaaaccgctctcaaatggtttaaccccaaaggcttcctccagctccagatctccaggt contains:
- the LOC134579153 gene encoding chymotrypsinogen A-like, coding for MTLFWILSCLALLGSTYGCGVPAIKPVISGYARIVNGENAVSGSWPWQVSLQQSNGFHFCGGSLINSLWVVTAAHCSVTTAHRVILGEYDQSSSAEAIQTKTISKVLRHPTYNSLTITNDITLVKLSSAATLNNRVSPVCIAASADAFNGGERCVTTGWGYIDAASRVTPTKLQQVALPLLNNSDCQRYWGSKILSTMVCAGASGASSCMGDSGGPLVCQRNGAWTLAGIVSWGSSTCSTSSPGVYARVTVLRSWIDQTVAAN